From one Bacteroides intestinalis DSM 17393 genomic stretch:
- a CDS encoding relaxase/mobilization nuclease domain-containing protein, with product MIGKIKKGSGFKGCVNYVLGKEQAVLLHADGVLTESRSDIIRSFCMQTGMNPDLKKPVGHIALSYSAVDAPKLTDGKMIQLAQEYMREMKITDTQYIIVRHQDREHPHVHIVFNRIDNNGKSISDRNDMYRNEQVCKKLKAKHGLYFAKGKEQVKQHRLKEPDKSKYEIYTAVKNEIGKSRNWQQLQQRLAEMGIAIQFKYKGQTSEIQGISISKGEYTFKGSEIDRSFCFSKLDKCFGDAGMNVAESQRQTTFAPVREQAPAPSKADSPLITGSLGLFSASSPPVDEEPNFNLRKKKKKKKQLKL from the coding sequence ATGATTGGAAAAATAAAAAAGGGAAGCGGTTTTAAGGGCTGTGTGAACTATGTGCTTGGCAAGGAGCAGGCGGTTTTGCTTCATGCGGACGGAGTTCTGACGGAAAGCCGGAGCGATATAATCCGCAGCTTCTGTATGCAGACCGGGATGAATCCCGACTTGAAAAAGCCGGTAGGACATATTGCGTTAAGCTATTCGGCAGTGGATGCACCTAAATTGACGGACGGGAAGATGATACAGCTTGCGCAGGAGTATATGCGTGAAATGAAAATCACCGATACGCAGTATATCATCGTGCGCCACCAAGACCGGGAACATCCACATGTGCATATCGTGTTCAACCGCATAGACAACAACGGCAAGAGCATTTCGGACAGGAACGACATGTACCGTAACGAACAGGTATGCAAGAAGCTGAAAGCCAAACACGGGCTTTATTTCGCCAAGGGGAAAGAGCAGGTGAAGCAGCACCGATTGAAAGAGCCGGACAAGTCGAAATACGAGATTTACACGGCTGTGAAGAATGAAATCGGCAAATCCCGTAACTGGCAGCAGTTACAGCAGCGGTTAGCGGAAATGGGTATTGCTATCCAGTTCAAGTATAAGGGACAGACAAGCGAGATACAGGGCATATCCATTTCCAAAGGCGAATACACGTTCAAGGGTTCGGAGATAGACCGCAGTTTCTGTTTTTCCAAACTGGATAAATGTTTCGGGGATGCAGGAATGAATGTTGCCGAAAGCCAACGGCAAACAACTTTCGCACCCGTTCGGGAGCAGGCACCTGCACCGAGCAAGGCTGACAGCCCGTTGATAACAGGTTCACTCGGTCTGTTTTCCGCTTCTTCTCCCCCAGTGGATGAAGAACCTAATTTTAATTTGAGAAAGAAGAAGAAAAAGAAAAAACAACTTAAATTGTAA
- a CDS encoding energy transducer TonB — protein sequence MKHFLPILFIFSFNLVSPLLAQDKNCADMSALLENKIWKVQLPKDKQYAMEMEFRSAGWRTTFLYDEKQTKTFYSYSLHGDTIKVFESGKNCIIQELTDSTLTFLYLPESLTIGVAPVRCTTDNSIQGLRENEKRLDSIWRKEDIWNKGTAPINKTQAIKEYPRWAVWDYDLEKYFVSQMKYPKELLKKNVAGHSVVMFSIDTLGLPREINILTTIHKEFDKEIIRLTKELPHCLPCRDKNGKRIECFHTVYVPFLPQHYRDRVKSDSIAEEELKQSFVEWETVSYFEKANPYAVTNYINERLTYDPKLLNGKKEAKGIYTIRIDSYGEIIKVETLRSCGIPEWDKQVLQIIKGMPRWTPTINYYGKGEYHNSVWTVPVLFKNDNR from the coding sequence ATGAAACATTTTCTACCCATATTATTTATATTTTCTTTCAATCTTGTCAGCCCACTTTTAGCACAAGACAAGAATTGTGCAGATATGTCTGCTTTATTAGAGAACAAAATATGGAAAGTGCAACTTCCTAAAGACAAACAATATGCAATGGAAATGGAATTTCGTAGTGCCGGATGGAGAACTACGTTTCTATATGATGAAAAACAAACCAAAACATTTTATTCCTATTCTTTGCATGGAGATACTATCAAAGTTTTTGAATCGGGTAAAAATTGTATCATTCAAGAACTTACAGATAGTACTCTGACATTCCTTTATCTACCGGAAAGTTTGACAATCGGAGTTGCGCCTGTCAGATGTACAACAGATAACAGTATTCAAGGGCTACGAGAGAACGAAAAACGATTGGATAGTATTTGGCGCAAAGAAGATATTTGGAACAAGGGTACTGCTCCTATCAATAAAACTCAGGCTATCAAAGAATATCCCCGATGGGCTGTATGGGATTATGACTTGGAAAAGTATTTCGTTTCTCAAATGAAATACCCCAAAGAGTTACTGAAAAAGAATGTGGCAGGTCATTCTGTTGTGATGTTTTCCATCGACACACTGGGTTTACCTCGTGAAATCAATATTCTGACTACTATCCATAAAGAGTTTGACAAAGAAATAATTAGATTAACAAAAGAACTTCCACACTGTCTGCCTTGCAGGGATAAGAACGGTAAACGAATAGAATGCTTCCATACAGTATATGTACCATTCTTACCACAACATTATAGAGATAGAGTAAAATCGGACAGCATTGCAGAGGAAGAATTGAAACAAAGTTTTGTGGAATGGGAAACTGTGTCTTATTTTGAAAAAGCAAATCCGTATGCAGTTACCAACTACATCAATGAACGCCTAACATACGACCCCAAGCTATTGAACGGCAAAAAAGAAGCCAAAGGGATTTATACGATACGAATTGATTCTTACGGAGAAATAATAAAGGTAGAAACCTTACGAAGTTGTGGCATACCTGAATGGGATAAGCAAGTATTGCAAATCATAAAAGGTATGCCACGGTGGACTCCTACCATCAATTATTACGGGAAAGGTGAATATCACAACTCCGTTTGGACTGTACCTGTTTTATTTAAAAATGATAATCGGTAA
- a CDS encoding DUF3876 domain-containing protein, translated as MKHLKILFPVLLCTLLLGLSSYKETNADRLRAMRGDWESVKNRPAFTLFEENGHYRVTTYRKTYRGTIQTESYQISEQDGNLFIETGLSVLLTYDKENDRILLSPGGEYKRSKQPIKK; from the coding sequence ATGAAACATTTAAAAATCCTGTTTCCGGTGCTGTTATGCACCTTGCTACTGGGGCTTTCCTCCTATAAGGAAACGAACGCCGACCGTCTTAGGGCGATGCGTGGCGACTGGGAAAGCGTGAAAAACCGTCCGGCGTTTACCCTTTTTGAGGAAAACGGGCATTACCGGGTAACGACCTATCGAAAGACCTATCGGGGGACTATCCAAACGGAAAGCTATCAGATTTCAGAACAGGATGGAAACCTGTTCATCGAAACGGGGCTTTCCGTCTTGCTGACCTACGACAAAGAGAACGACCGGATTCTTCTTTCACCCGGTGGAGAATACAAACGGAGTAAACAACCAATAAAGAAATAA
- a CDS encoding DUF4141 domain-containing protein, which produces MRTKIIMLLVVCSLFTGKVSAQWVVSDPGNLAQGIINASKNIVQTSSTAQNMIKNFQETVKIYQQGKEYYDRLKSVHNLVKDARKVQKSILLIGEISDIYVNSFQKMLSDENYTPDELSAIAYGYTQLLQESSDVLEEMKSVVNINGLSMSDKERMDVIDRTYNAIRNYRDLVSYYTRKNISVSYLRTKKKKDTDRVMALYGSADERYW; this is translated from the coding sequence ATGAGAACAAAGATTATAATGCTGCTCGTAGTATGCAGCCTGTTTACCGGAAAGGTAAGCGCACAGTGGGTGGTGAGTGACCCCGGCAATTTGGCGCAAGGGATTATCAATGCGTCAAAAAATATCGTGCAGACATCATCCACCGCACAGAATATGATAAAGAATTTTCAGGAAACGGTAAAGATTTACCAACAAGGTAAGGAATACTATGACAGGCTTAAATCAGTGCATAACCTTGTCAAAGATGCCCGCAAGGTGCAAAAGTCCATCCTGCTTATCGGAGAGATTTCCGACATCTATGTGAACAGTTTTCAGAAGATGCTTTCGGATGAAAACTACACGCCGGACGAACTTTCCGCCATTGCCTACGGCTATACCCAACTGTTGCAGGAAAGTTCCGATGTGCTGGAAGAAATGAAAAGCGTGGTGAACATCAACGGGCTTTCTATGTCGGATAAGGAACGGATGGACGTTATCGACCGGACGTATAACGCCATCAGGAACTACCGGGATTTGGTGAGTTACTATACCCGCAAGAATATTTCTGTTTCCTACCTGCGGACGAAAAAGAAAAAGGACACCGACCGGGTAATGGCTCTTTACGGCTCGGCGGATGAACGTTACTGGTAA
- the traJ gene encoding conjugative transposon protein TraJ codes for MLLAIEFDNLHQILRSLYTDMMPLCGNMAGVAKGIAGLGALFYVAAKVWQSLASAEPIDVYPLLRPFVIGFCIMFFPTFVLGTINSVMSPVVKGCNNMLETQTFDMNAYREQKDKLEYEAMVRNPETAYLVSDEAFDKQIDELGWSAKDIATMGGMYMDRAAHNIKQSVRDWFRELLELLFQSAALVIDTIRTFFLIVLAILGPIAFAISVYDGFQATLTQWITRYISVYLWLPVSDLFSSILARIQVLMLQKDIQELSDPNFIPDGSNSVYIIFMIIGIIGYFTIPTVSNWIIQAGGMGNMSRNINSAANKTGSGVGAVAGAATGNAGGRVGGKLIKGNQ; via the coding sequence ATGTTATTAGCTATCGAATTTGATAACCTGCATCAAATACTCCGTAGTTTATATACGGATATGATGCCTTTATGCGGGAACATGGCGGGGGTAGCCAAAGGAATAGCGGGACTGGGCGCATTGTTCTATGTGGCTGCCAAAGTATGGCAGTCGCTCGCCAGTGCCGAACCGATAGACGTTTACCCTTTGCTCCGTCCCTTTGTGATTGGCTTCTGTATTATGTTCTTCCCCACGTTCGTACTGGGTACGATTAACAGCGTGATGTCACCCGTAGTCAAGGGGTGTAACAATATGCTCGAAACGCAAACTTTCGATATGAACGCCTACCGGGAACAAAAGGACAAGCTGGAATATGAAGCGATGGTGCGTAATCCGGAAACGGCTTACCTTGTTTCGGATGAAGCGTTTGATAAACAGATAGACGAACTGGGGTGGTCTGCCAAAGATATTGCCACAATGGGCGGTATGTACATGGATAGGGCAGCCCACAATATCAAGCAATCCGTCCGGGACTGGTTCAGGGAACTTTTGGAACTGCTCTTTCAATCGGCAGCCCTTGTGATAGACACTATCCGAACATTTTTCCTTATCGTACTGGCGATACTGGGTCCGATAGCCTTTGCCATCAGCGTGTATGATGGCTTTCAGGCGACACTGACCCAATGGATAACAAGGTACATTTCCGTTTACCTGTGGCTGCCTGTTTCAGACCTGTTCAGTTCGATTCTTGCCCGAATACAGGTGCTTATGCTCCAAAAGGATATTCAGGAACTATCAGACCCCAATTTTATACCGGACGGAAGTAATAGCGTGTACATAATTTTTATGATAATCGGCATCATCGGTTACTTCACCATCCCCACCGTATCGAACTGGATTATTCAGGCGGGCGGAATGGGTAACATGAGCCGGAACATAAACAGTGCAGCTAATAAAACAGGTAGCGGAGTGGGTGCGGTAGCCGGAGCAGCAACCGGGAACGCTGGCGGCAGGGTCGGCGGTAAACTAATCAAAGGTAATCAATAA
- the traK gene encoding conjugative transposon protein TraK: MEFKSLKNIETSFRQIRLFGIVFVVMCTLITGYAVWNSYTFAEAQRQKIYVLDGGKSLMLALSQDLSQNRPVEAREHVKRFHELFFTLSPDKNAIESNIKRSLFLADKSAFNYYRDLSEKGYYNRIISGNISQTIRIDSVSCNFDVYPYAVATYARQMIIRESSVTERSLVTRCRLLNAVRSDNNPHGFIMESFEITENKDLNTIKR, translated from the coding sequence ATGGAATTTAAAAGTTTAAAGAACATTGAAACCAGTTTCAGACAGATACGTCTTTTCGGTATCGTGTTTGTCGTTATGTGTACCCTGATAACAGGTTATGCCGTTTGGAACTCCTACACGTTTGCCGAAGCGCAACGGCAGAAGATTTATGTGCTGGACGGCGGTAAGTCGTTGATGCTTGCGCTTTCGCAAGACCTCTCGCAAAACCGTCCGGTCGAAGCAAGGGAACACGTGAAGCGTTTTCACGAACTCTTTTTCACGTTGTCACCGGATAAGAACGCTATCGAAAGCAATATCAAACGGTCGCTGTTCCTCGCTGACAAGAGCGCATTCAATTATTACCGTGACCTCTCGGAAAAGGGATATTATAACCGTATAATCTCCGGTAACATCAGCCAGACCATACGGATAGACAGTGTTTCTTGCAATTTCGATGTGTACCCGTATGCGGTGGCTACCTATGCCCGGCAAATGATTATCCGTGAAAGCAGCGTGACGGAAAGAAGCCTTGTCACCCGTTGCCGGTTATTAAATGCCGTTAGAAGTGACAATAACCCGCACGGCTTTATCATGGAAAGTTTCGAGATAACGGAAAACAAGGACTTGAACACGATAAAGCGGTAA
- a CDS encoding TraL conjugative transposon family protein, whose translation MIRKILSPVNQAITHVQDWADEKLRHLCGRMTPEIRLAVILLMLLFFGGLSIYFTVSSIYRIGKEDGETIRIEHIRQLQLQSKDSTNIFNQSDNGRKRSEE comes from the coding sequence ATGATACGGAAAATACTCTCTCCGGTTAATCAGGCGATTACCCATGTACAGGACTGGGCGGATGAAAAACTCCGCCACCTGTGCGGGCGCATGACACCGGAAATAAGGCTGGCGGTAATCCTGCTTATGCTCCTGTTCTTCGGCGGGCTATCCATCTACTTTACGGTATCATCCATTTACCGGATAGGCAAAGAGGATGGCGAAACCATACGGATAGAACATATTAGGCAGCTACAACTTCAAAGTAAAGACAGTACGAACATTTTTAATCAGTCAGACAATGGAAGAAAAAGAAGTGAAGAATGA
- the traM gene encoding conjugative transposon protein TraM yields the protein MEEKEVKNEVPVPETDRKKEEKGKKELTSQQIQQRKKMLVYPLMGLVFLGAMYLIFAPSEKDETKVESVGGFNADIPQPKGDGIISDKKAAYEQEQMENKQADKMRSLQDFAFSLGEENGNGEDLTLIDDAPAEKPKNAVIDFGAGAPNNSRSSIQSSAAAYRDMNRQLGSFYETPKEDKEKEELKRQVEELTARLNAKENGASSMDEQVALMEKSYELAAKYMNGGQQEQVAQVIPTAPIQEKGSTTSVKAVSDRTVSGLQQPMSNSEFITEYSKPRNYGFNTAVGNSYSMGKNTIRACVHNDQTLMDGQTVKLRLLEPLQAGNVIVPKNSLVSGSAKVQGERLDILVSSLEYAGNIIPVELAVYDSDGQKGLSVPSSLEQEAAKEAMANIGAGLGTSISFAQSAGQQVAMDITRGLMQGGSQYLTKKFRTVKVHLKANYQVMLYAKQQ from the coding sequence ATGGAAGAAAAAGAAGTGAAGAATGAAGTTCCCGTACCGGAAACGGACAGGAAAAAAGAAGAAAAGGGAAAAAAGGAACTGACCTCACAGCAGATACAGCAGCGAAAGAAGATGCTGGTTTACCCGCTTATGGGACTGGTTTTCTTGGGGGCTATGTACCTGATTTTTGCACCGTCCGAAAAGGACGAAACAAAGGTAGAAAGCGTGGGCGGCTTTAACGCCGACATTCCGCAACCCAAAGGGGACGGGATAATCAGCGATAAAAAGGCAGCCTACGAACAGGAACAGATGGAGAACAAACAGGCGGACAAGATGCGCTCCTTACAGGATTTTGCCTTTTCGCTCGGAGAGGAAAACGGGAACGGGGAAGATTTGACCCTGATAGATGATGCTCCGGCGGAAAAGCCGAAAAACGCCGTGATTGACTTCGGGGCGGGTGCGCCGAACAATAGCCGTTCCTCTATCCAGTCTTCGGCGGCAGCTTACCGGGATATGAACCGTCAGTTAGGCAGTTTCTACGAAACGCCGAAAGAGGACAAGGAAAAAGAGGAACTGAAACGTCAGGTGGAAGAACTCACTGCCCGGCTCAATGCGAAAGAAAACGGTGCGAGCAGCATGGATGAACAGGTGGCTCTTATGGAAAAGTCATACGAACTGGCGGCAAAGTATATGAACGGCGGACAGCAGGAACAAGTAGCGCAAGTGATACCTACCGCACCCATTCAGGAAAAAGGAAGTACCACTTCTGTAAAGGCGGTATCGGACAGGACGGTTTCAGGATTGCAGCAACCTATGAGCAACAGCGAATTTATTACCGAATACAGCAAGCCACGCAATTACGGATTTAACACGGCGGTCGGCAACAGCTATTCGATGGGAAAGAACACTATCCGGGCGTGTGTGCATAACGACCAAACACTTATGGACGGGCAGACCGTCAAGCTCCGGTTGTTAGAACCGTTACAGGCGGGTAATGTGATTGTCCCCAAAAACAGCCTTGTTTCAGGAAGTGCCAAAGTGCAGGGGGAACGGCTCGACATATTGGTGTCCTCGCTTGAATATGCGGGTAATATCATTCCGGTGGAACTTGCCGTTTACGACAGTGACGGGCAGAAGGGGCTTTCCGTCCCCTCGTCACTGGAACAGGAAGCGGCAAAAGAAGCGATGGCGAATATCGGTGCGGGACTGGGTACGAGTATTTCCTTTGCGCAAAGTGCCGGGCAGCAGGTCGCAATGGATATTACAAGGGGCTTGATGCAGGGCGGTTCGCAATACCTCACTAAGAAGTTCAGAACGGTAAAAGTACACCTGAAAGCAAACTATCAGGTGATGCTTTACGCCAAACAACAGTAA
- the traN gene encoding conjugative transposon protein TraN has product MKKLMILFALVLGVVSVKAQSNDLYQGITKKLPYRQMVTPYGVQVTFAKTVHIIFPSAVKYVDLGSNYIIAGKADGAENVVRVKATTEGFPGETNFSVICEDGSFYSFNAKYAHEPEMLNIEMKDFLENEDTTDFSHTRMNIYFRELGNESPLLVKLIMQSIYKNNDREIKHLGCKRFGVQFLVKGIYSHNGLFYIHTQTKNNSNVPFDTDFIRFKIVDKKVAKRTAIQETVIDPVRSYNEILVIDGKSTVRTVYTVPQFTIPDDKILVIELVEKNGGRHQTIRVENSDIVAAKVINELKIK; this is encoded by the coding sequence ATGAAAAAGTTAATGATTTTATTCGCTCTTGTTTTGGGAGTGGTTTCAGTGAAAGCACAAAGTAACGATTTGTATCAGGGCATTACAAAGAAACTGCCTTACCGCCAAATGGTGACACCTTACGGTGTACAGGTGACGTTTGCAAAAACGGTACACATTATTTTCCCGTCTGCCGTGAAGTACGTGGATTTAGGGAGTAACTACATCATTGCCGGAAAAGCGGACGGGGCGGAAAATGTTGTCAGGGTTAAGGCTACGACAGAGGGCTTTCCCGGGGAAACCAATTTCTCCGTTATCTGTGAGGATGGCAGTTTTTATTCTTTCAATGCGAAGTACGCACATGAACCGGAAATGCTCAACATTGAAATGAAAGATTTCTTGGAAAATGAGGACACAACGGATTTCAGCCATACCCGGATGAATATCTATTTCCGGGAATTAGGTAACGAAAGCCCGCTTTTGGTAAAGCTGATTATGCAGTCCATCTACAAGAACAATGACCGGGAAATAAAGCATTTGGGATGCAAGCGTTTTGGGGTGCAGTTCTTGGTGAAAGGCATTTATTCACATAACGGGCTTTTTTACATTCACACACAAACAAAGAACAATTCAAATGTTCCATTTGATACCGATTTTATCCGTTTCAAAATTGTAGATAAGAAAGTAGCCAAAAGGACAGCTATTCAGGAAACGGTTATTGACCCGGTGCGGAGCTATAACGAAATACTGGTTATCGATGGCAAGAGTACCGTCCGCACCGTGTACACCGTTCCACAGTTCACTATCCCTGACGATAAGATATTGGTTATTGAACTGGTGGAAAAGAACGGTGGTAGACACCAAACTATCCGGGTGGAAAATTCGGATATAGTGGCTGCCAAAGTGATTAACGAACTTAAAATCAAATGA
- a CDS encoding conjugal transfer protein TraO: protein MKRICCIISLFVLCLTFNQAHAQGCLPGMKGLQVTGGMADGVHWNSKSDFAYYFGAAMSTYTKNGNRWVIGGEYLEKHYPYKDLQIPVSQFTGEGGYYLNFLSDRKKTFFLSLGLSALAGYETSNWGDKLLPDGSTLTDKDGFVYGGALTLELESYITDRVVFLINARERCLFGSSVGKFHTQFGIGLKIIM, encoded by the coding sequence ATGAAAAGGATATGCTGTATTATATCCCTTTTTGTGCTGTGCCTGACTTTTAACCAGGCACACGCACAAGGATGTCTGCCGGGAATGAAAGGCTTGCAGGTCACGGGCGGCATGGCGGACGGTGTTCACTGGAACAGTAAAAGTGATTTCGCTTATTACTTCGGGGCTGCCATGAGTACCTATACCAAAAACGGGAACAGGTGGGTTATCGGCGGGGAATACCTCGAAAAGCATTACCCCTACAAGGATTTGCAAATACCAGTCAGCCAGTTTACAGGTGAGGGCGGTTACTATCTAAATTTCCTTTCCGACCGGAAGAAAACCTTTTTTCTTTCGCTGGGATTGTCCGCACTTGCCGGGTATGAAACAAGCAACTGGGGCGATAAATTGCTACCCGATGGCTCTACCCTAACCGATAAGGACGGTTTTGTCTATGGTGGTGCGCTGACACTGGAACTGGAGAGTTATATTACTGACCGGGTAGTATTCCTGATTAACGCACGGGAAAGATGCCTGTTCGGTTCTTCCGTTGGTAAGTTCCACACACAGTTCGGTATCGGTCTAAAGATAATAATGTGA
- a CDS encoding DUF3872 domain-containing protein, which produces MRKILSRILIGCYVMAAILFVGACNDDVDIQQSYPFSIETMPVPKKLKVGETAEIRCQLHRDGRYEETKYFIRYFQPDGAGTLKMSDGTVLLPNDLYPLPGETFRLYYTSASTDQQTVDVYFQDSFGQLQQLTFSFNNDNSKEDVIK; this is translated from the coding sequence ATGAGAAAGATTTTAAGCCGTATTTTGATAGGCTGCTATGTAATGGCCGCCATCTTATTTGTGGGTGCGTGTAATGACGATGTGGATATACAGCAGTCTTACCCGTTCAGTATTGAAACGATGCCAGTACCGAAGAAATTAAAGGTGGGTGAAACCGCCGAAATCAGGTGTCAGCTTCACCGGGATGGACGCTATGAGGAAACAAAGTATTTCATCCGTTATTTCCAACCGGACGGGGCAGGAACGCTGAAAATGTCCGATGGGACGGTTTTACTGCCGAATGACCTGTACCCGCTTCCAGGTGAAACATTCCGGCTTTACTATACCTCTGCATCCACCGACCAACAGACGGTAGATGTGTATTTTCAGGATAGCTTCGGGCAGTTACAGCAGCTTACGTTTTCATTTAATAATGATAACAGTAAGGAAGATGTCATAAAATGA
- a CDS encoding response regulator, whose translation MENIITFFKTNMEWIFSGIGVACLVPLIGKLFKREYESSKIANQENKIVNNINISNHTNASVAAAKAEMHKVNHNVYPKKTPKDLAVILFIDDEKFNMVNILKKAGWKNTFSKKDIIDLDDSDVYKSDIIFVDINGVGKNLFESQGIGLASALKDKYPTKKIVIYSAETTGDRFDKALRKVDDCLAKNAEPYEFISLVENFAAEIYNE comes from the coding sequence ATGGAGAACATCATTACTTTTTTTAAGACTAATATGGAATGGATATTTAGTGGAATAGGTGTTGCATGTCTAGTTCCGCTTATCGGGAAGTTGTTTAAACGAGAATATGAGTCTAGTAAAATTGCCAACCAAGAAAATAAGATTGTAAATAATATAAATATTAGCAATCATACAAATGCATCAGTAGCAGCAGCAAAAGCAGAAATGCATAAGGTGAATCATAATGTATATCCTAAAAAAACGCCAAAAGATTTAGCAGTCATATTATTTATAGATGATGAAAAATTTAATATGGTAAATATTCTTAAAAAAGCTGGGTGGAAGAATACTTTTTCCAAAAAAGATATTATCGATTTGGACGATAGTGACGTATATAAATCAGATATTATATTTGTGGATATAAATGGTGTAGGAAAAAACTTATTTGAAAGTCAGGGTATAGGTTTAGCAAGTGCTTTGAAAGACAAATACCCAACTAAAAAAATTGTTATTTACTCAGCAGAAACAACAGGGGATCGATTTGATAAAGCATTACGCAAAGTTGATGATTGTTTAGCAAAAAATGCCGAACCATATGAATTTATTTCTTTAGTAGAAAATTTTGCAGCAGAGATTTATAATGAATAA
- a CDS encoding ATP-binding protein, protein MNKRIISKKGDILTSSLDDQCIECIRNKTNNGYAQICCPIDTVNKRIGFMGNNSGELYACSDNSKTTKNFKDNLNVIASHIPDLLTLRNEVAQEISQNELQRVRRVVHNLKSINAHCIQELYNFIPQDKFTQNINQTVDIVKDAIKKKNKDAALTFLRIAKYNGSMKAEFSVYEKLLKDNPKLSPRSYKLRDVIMIVLHMFFGDFTSISVRVDVDEYYEKAVIDFESIQVALYHIVENAAKYIKPQTILKVLLSNDDKFHTIEFKMNSLHLYPDDIKQMFNEGYSGINAKKTSKAGDGIGMYRVKRLIELNKSEIHVIAGDEIVTYKGYEYSDNSFIIKIPVV, encoded by the coding sequence ATGAATAAAAGAATAATATCTAAAAAAGGAGATATTTTAACATCTTCACTTGACGATCAATGCATTGAGTGTATTCGCAACAAAACAAATAATGGATATGCCCAAATTTGTTGCCCAATAGATACAGTTAATAAAAGAATTGGATTTATGGGAAATAATAGTGGAGAATTATATGCTTGTAGTGACAATAGTAAAACGACTAAAAACTTTAAAGATAATTTAAATGTTATAGCCTCTCATATTCCCGATTTATTAACGCTCAGAAATGAAGTAGCTCAAGAAATTTCTCAAAATGAACTGCAACGAGTAAGAAGGGTCGTTCATAACTTAAAAAGCATAAATGCTCATTGTATACAGGAGTTGTATAATTTTATACCTCAAGACAAATTTACACAAAATATAAATCAAACAGTTGATATAGTAAAAGATGCTATAAAGAAAAAAAATAAAGACGCAGCACTGACTTTTCTAAGAATTGCAAAATATAACGGAAGTATGAAAGCTGAATTTTCCGTGTATGAAAAATTATTAAAAGACAACCCGAAACTATCACCACGATCTTATAAATTAAGAGATGTAATAATGATTGTGCTACATATGTTTTTTGGAGATTTCACATCTATTTCTGTCAGAGTGGATGTTGATGAATATTACGAGAAAGCAGTTATTGATTTCGAGTCAATACAAGTTGCATTATATCATATAGTTGAGAACGCAGCCAAATATATCAAACCTCAAACCATTCTAAAAGTTTTATTAAGCAACGATGATAAGTTCCATACTATTGAGTTTAAGATGAATAGTCTACACCTCTATCCAGATGATATAAAACAAATGTTTAACGAAGGGTATTCTGGGATAAATGCAAAAAAAACATCAAAAGCTGGAGATGGAATAGGTATGTATAGGGTAAAACGACTGATAGAATTAAATAAGTCTGAGATTCACGTTATTGCTGGAGATGAAATAGTTACTTATAAGGGCTATGAGTATTCTGATAACAGTTTTATCATTAAAATACCCGTTGTTTAA
- a CDS encoding DUF3873 family protein encodes METLNKNGVSITQTLGEEKYVKYYIVQSEVNSLSNMIPTI; translated from the coding sequence ATGGAAACTTTAAACAAAAACGGGGTAAGCATTACCCAAACACTGGGAGAAGAAAAATACGTAAAATACTATATAGTACAATCAGAAGTCAATTCTTTATCCAACATGATACCCACTATATAA